One stretch of Ursus arctos isolate Adak ecotype North America unplaced genomic scaffold, UrsArc2.0 scaffold_37, whole genome shotgun sequence DNA includes these proteins:
- the LOC113250101 gene encoding LOW QUALITY PROTEIN: rho guanine nucleotide exchange factor 11-like (The sequence of the model RefSeq protein was modified relative to this genomic sequence to represent the inferred CDS: inserted 5 bases in 4 codons; deleted 3 bases in 2 codons; substituted 4 bases at 4 genomic stop codons) encodes MSVRLPQSIDRLSGLSLGVPVPEHRSPSHLRQPSDTSETAGLVQRCVIIQKDQHGFGFTVSGDRIVLVQSVRPGGAAMRAGVKEGDWIIKVNGTMVTNXLEVVNLIRSGAYVALTLLGSSPSSISVSGLQQDPAPTGAPPVAPVVPPLPRPPPLPPPPQRLGGGKPLQDPEFQKHATQILCNMLRQEEKELQCICEVYSRNPASLLEEQIEGAQRCVTQLQLKIQQETGGFVDIPPLYGDNSQRASEGQLSLDCQEGDSGLDAGTEHFPSLSEALMNWNLALSDPGLGSPXTSPVIMARLAQHHRRQGSDAPGPGTSEQGADQSPKPLIIGPEEDYDPGYFNNVGDIIFQDLEKLKARPAHLGVFLRYIFSQADPSPLLFYLCAEVYQQTNPKDSXSLGEDIWNIFLEKNAPLRVKVPEVLQAEIDLRLRGSEDVRTTLWEVQEAAMPEIQGQVQDYRTKHTLGLGSLYGENDLLDLDGDPVXERQVAEKQLAALAGILSKYEEDRSAPMDFALNTYTGYAGLRLREAWPSGTAXKAQAAPDKDKWLPFFPKTKKSSNSKKDKDALEDKRRNPILKYIGKPKSSSQSTFHIPLSPAEVKPGNVRDIIQHFENNQPYDAPEPGTQRLSTGSFPKDLLESDSSHSEIRLGRSESLKGWEELKWSRKVENVPRSRSDVDMDAAVEAARLHQSALSSASSLSTRSLENPTPPFTPKMGCRSIESPSLGFCTDAFLPHLLEDDLGQLLDLEPEPDAQNWQHTVGKDVVAGLSQREIDRQEVINELFVMEASHLRTLRVLDLIFYRRMKKENLMPREELARLFPNLPELIEIRNSWCKAMRKLREEGPIIRDIGDLMLARFDGPGREELQQVAAQFCSYQSIALGLIKTKQRKESCFQLFMQEAQSHPRCRRLQFRDLIVSXMQWLTKYPLLLESVLKHTEGGTAKHXKLCQAWDQCREILKYVNEAVKQTENWHQLEGCQKRLDTTSLERASNPLAAEFKSLDLTARRMVHEGPLTWRISKDKSLDQHVLLLEDLLVLLQKQDEKLLLKCHSKTAAGSADSKQTFSPVLKLNAVLIRSVATDKRAFFIICTSELGPPQIYELVILTSSDKNTWMELLDEAIWNATRRPGAAPVLAHPPPLGAREPAQQSPTPSRVRLDGSEVFHSEPEPGELPGAGTGSQQRVEGKHAGLLDDPEQEDSIEGELGALPHPSTSLDGENRGGRMRDAILLPIPRPLFMEGLADSAQEDVESLRHLILCGLLPSRHPKAQPAREPDDGLTPAPSLRSSSWCPRAWPPGGEGPEQEDMALCSLEQLPPQARNSGIWESPELDRNPEEEALSTEAAGSYKVVRKGNCFYVSMPAGXPDSSTELSQPESIPAWRLRGPSGGHRRPRHSPPSLALRDVGSIFRTMEQLTVKLNRLRDMELAHRELLRSLAGEVSGGTTPVGSFHTEVARWTDGSLSPPAREALACDSRDGHQPRPCSEDGSDAPPEDSVAPAASSSGL; translated from the exons GACCAGCATGGCTTCGGCTTCACGGTTAGCGGGGACCGTATTGTTCTGGTGCAGTCTGTGCGGCCCGGAGGGGCAGCCATGAGAGCTGGTGTCAAAGAGGGCGACTGGATCATCAAAGTCAACGGCACCATGGTGACCA AGCTGGAGGTGGTAAACCTTATCAGATCTGGCGCCTATGTCGCACTGACCCTCCTGGGCTCTTCCCCCTCGTCCATCAGTGTCTCTGGGCTGCAGCAGGACCCTGCCCCCACCGGAGCCCCCCCAGTCGCCCCTGTGGTCCCACCGCTGCCTcggcccccacctctgcccccacccccgcagcgCCTGGGGGGGGGCAAACCACTGCAGGATCCTGAATTCCAAAAACATGCCACCCAGATCCTTTGCAATATgctgaggcaggaggaaaaggagtTACAGTGTATTTGTGAGGTATACAGCCGGAATCCTGCCAGCCTGCTGGAGGAGCAGATCGAAGGTGCCCAGAGGTGTGTCACTCAGCTCCAGCTGAAGATCCAGCAGGAGACGGGTGGCTTCGTGGACATACCCCCCCTATATGGTGACAACAGCCAGAGAGCATCAGAAGGCCAGCTCTCTCTGGACTGCCAGGAGGGAGACAGCGGCTTGGATGCTGGAACGGAGCACTTCCCCTCCCTCAGTGAGGCGCTGATGAATTGGAACTTGGCACTGTCAGACCCTGGGCTGGGCAGTCCCTGAACCTCACCTGTGATCATGGCCAGGCTGGCCCAGCACCACCGGCGGCAGGGCTCGGACGCACCAGGGCCTGGCACCAGCGAGCAGGGCGCAGACCAGAGCCCGAAGCCTTTAATTATTGGCCCAGAGGAAGATTATGACCCGGGTTATTTCAACAACGTGGGCGACATCAtcttccaggaccttgagaagCTGAAGGCACGGCCCGCTCACCTGGGCGTTTTCCTGCGGTACATCTTCTCTCAGGCTGACCCCAGTCCGCTGCTTTTTTACCTGTGTGCAGAAGTTTACCAGCAGACAAACCCCAAGGACTCCTGAAGCTTAGGAGAAGACATCTGGaatattttcttagagaaaaatgcGCCACTGAGAGTGAAAGTCCCGGAGGTGTTACAGGCTGAAATTGACTTGCGTCTGCGCGGCAGTGAGGACGTCCGCACCACGCTCTGGGAAGTGCAGGAGGCAGCCATGCCCGAGATCCAGGGGCAGGTCCAGGACTACAGAACAAAGCACACCCTGGGGCTGGGTAGTCTGTACGGTGAGAATGACCTGCTGGACCTGGATGGGGACCCTGTCTGAGAACGCCAAGTGGCCGAGAAGCAGCTAGCCGCCCTGGCAGGCATTCTGTCCAAGTACGAGGAGGACAGGAGTGCCCCCATGGATTTCGCTCTCAATACCTATACGGGCTACGCTGGGCTCCGTCTCCGAGAGGCATGGCCTTCCGGCACAG GAAAGGCCCAGGCAGCTCCTGACAAGGACAAGTGGCTGCCCTTCTTCCCAAAGACCAAGAAGAGCAGCAATTccaaaaaagacaaggatgccttgGAGGACAAGAGGCGAAACCCTATCCTCAAGTACATCGGGAAGCCCAAAAGCTCTTCGCAGAGCACATTTCATATTCCCTTGTCCCCTGCGGAGGTCAAACCAGGCAATGTGAGGGACATCATTCAGCACTTTGAGAACAACCAGCCGTATGACGCCCCGGAGCCTGGGACGCAGCGGCTCTCCACAGGAAGCTTCCCCAAGGACCTGCTGGAGAGCGACAGCTCACACTCAGAGATCCGCCTGGGCCGCTCTGAGAGCCTgaagggctgggaggagctgaAGTGGTCCCGGAAGGTGGAGAACGTGCCCCGCTCTCGCAGTGATGTGGACATGGACGCGGCCGTAGAGGCTGCCCGCCTCCACCAGTCAGCCTtgtcctctgcctccagcctctccaCAAGGTCTCTGGAGAACCCAACCCCTCCCTTTACCCCCAAAATGGGCTGCAGGAGCATCGAGTCCCCCAGCCTGGGGTTCTGCACAGAcgccttcctcccccacctcctagaGGACGATTTGGGCCAGCTCTTGGACTTGGAGCCAGAGCCGGACGCCCAGAACTGGCAGCACACGGTGGGCAAGGATGTGGTGGCGGGTCTAAGCCAGAGGGAGATTGACCGGCAGGAGGTCATCAATGAGCTGTTTGTGATGGAAGCCTCCCATCTGCGCACGCTCCGGGTCCTGGACCTGATCTTCTACCGGCGGATGAAGAAGGAGAACCTGATGCCCCGGGAGGAGCTGGCCCGGCTCTTCCCCAACCTGCCTGAGCTCATCGAGATCCGTAATTCCTGGTGCAAGGCCATGAGGAAGCTCCGAGAGGAGGGCCCCATTATCAGAGACATCGGTGACCTCATGCTGGCTCGGTTTGACGGCCCTGGCCGGGAGGAGCTCCAGCAGGTGGCTGCCCAGTTCTGCTCCTATCAGTCCATCGCCCTGGGGCTCATCAAGACCAAGCAGCGCAAGGAGAGCTGCTTCCAGCTCTTCATGCAGGAGGCCCAGAGTCACCCCCGGTGCAGGCGGCTGCAGTTCAGGGATCTCATCGTGTC GATGCAATGGCTCACCAAGTACCCGCTGCTGCTGGAGAGCGTCCTCAAGCACACGGAGGGTGGCACCGCCAAGCACTAGAAGCTCTGCCAGGCATGGGACCAGTGCCGGGAAATCCTTAAGTATGTGAACGAGGCGGTGAAGCAGACGGAGAACTGGCACCAACTGGAGGGCTGCCAGAAACGCCTGGACACCACGTCCCTGGAGAGGGCCAGCAACCCCCTGGCAGCAGAGTTCAAGAGCCTGGATCTCACAGCCAGAAGGATGGTCCACGAGGGGCCCCTGACCTGGAGGATCAGCAAGGATAAGAGCTTGGACCAGCACGTGCTGCTGCTGGAGGATCTCCTGGTGCTGCTGCAGAAGCAGGACGAGAAGCTGCTGCTCAAGTGTCACAGCAAGACCGCCGCAGGCTCCGCGGACAGCAAGCAGACCTTCAGCCCTGTCCTCAAGCTCAATGCCGTGCTCATCCGCTCCGTGGCCACAGACAAACGAGCCTTCTTCATCATCTGCACCTCGGAGCTGGGC CCCCCCCAGATCTACGAGCTGGTGATACTGACGTCGTCAGACAAGAACACGTGGATGGAGCTCTTGGACGAGGCCATTTGGAACGCCACCCGGCGCCCGGGAGCTGCCCCAGTGctcgcccatcccccacccctgggcgCCCGGGAGCCAGCGCagcagagccccacccccagcagggtcCGGCTGGATGGCTCAGAAGTGTTCCACAGTGAACCAGAGCCCGGGGAGCTGCCCGGAGCAGGCACTGGGTCCCAGCAGAGGGTTGAGGGGAAGCACGCGGGCCTCCTAGACGATCCCGAGCAGGAAGACAGCATCGAAGGGGAGCTGGGTGCCCTGCCTCACCCCTCCACATCCCTGGATGGAGAGAACAGGGGAGGCCGGATGAGAGACGCTATCCTCCTGCCCATCCCCCGTCCTCTGTTCATGGAAGGGCTCGCCGACTCAGCCCAGGAAGACGTGGAGAGCCTGCGGCACCTGATTCTGTGTGGCCTGCTGCCCAGTCGCCACCCCAAAGCGCAGCCCGCCAGGGAGCCCGACGACGGCCTGACGCCTGCGCCTTCTCTCAGGAGCAGCAGCTGGTGCCCCAGGGCATGGCCCCCCGGGGGTGAAGGGCCAGAGCAGGAGGACATGGCTCTCTGTTCTCTGGAACAGCTGCCCCCACAGGCCAGGAATTCCGGGATCTGGGAGTCTCCCGAGCTGGACAGGAACCCAGAAGAAGAGGCTTTAAGCACCGAGGCGGCAGGAAGTTACAAAGTCGTGAGAAAAGGGAACTGCTTCTATGTCAGCATGCCGGCCG CCCCGGACTCCAGCACCGAGCTCTCCCAGCCCGAGAGCATCCCTGCCTGGCGGCTTCGGGGACCCAGTGGAGGTCACAGGCGCCCTCGCCACTCCCCGCCCAGCCTGGCCCTCAGGGACGTGGGCAGCATCTTCCGCACCATGGAACAGCTCACGGTCAAGCTCAACAGGCTCAGGGACATGGAGCTGGCCCACAGAGAGCTGCTCAGGTCCCTTGCGGGAGAGGTGTCGGGCGGCACCACACCTGTGGGCAGTTTCCACACGGAGGTGGCTAGATGGACAGACGGCTCCCTGTCACCTCCGGCCAGGGAAGCCCTGGCCTGCGACTCCAGGGACGGCCACCAGCCACGGCCGTGCTCGGAGGACGGCTCCGATGCCCCCCCGGAAGACAGCGTGGCACCTGCGGCCTCTTCCTCAGGACTGTAA